One region of Bradyrhizobium betae genomic DNA includes:
- a CDS encoding flagellin has protein sequence MGSSLLTNSSAMTALQTLRNVSSQLATTQNRISTGMRVSTASDNAAYWSIATSMRADNAALSAVSDSLGLSAATVDTEYTALTAVVGDKTGGLTKLQALLVEAKTAGIDRTKIQADITQIQQQMKGTANAATFNGVNWLSATAATPATFNLVSSFSRVGGTPTIGSISLTIANYSLYTSTQTGILDKVSGTASIDTINIGALTDSTADMTTLDGYIAQVTAGINSVASAAADLGAVKNRISTNTDFVKTLMDSVDRGVGQLVDADMNAESTRLQALQTQQQLGVQALSIANQNSQSILSLFR, from the coding sequence ATGGGTTCTAGCCTTCTCACCAACTCGTCTGCAATGACCGCGCTGCAGACCCTCCGCAACGTCAGCTCGCAGCTTGCGACCACGCAGAACCGGATCTCCACCGGTATGCGCGTCTCGACGGCTTCGGACAACGCTGCCTACTGGTCGATCGCGACCTCGATGCGCGCCGACAACGCCGCGCTCTCCGCCGTCTCCGACTCGCTCGGTCTGTCGGCCGCGACCGTCGACACCGAATATACCGCTCTGACCGCCGTCGTCGGCGACAAGACCGGCGGCCTGACCAAGCTCCAGGCGCTGCTGGTCGAAGCCAAGACCGCCGGTATCGACCGCACCAAGATCCAGGCCGACATCACCCAGATCCAGCAGCAGATGAAGGGCACCGCCAATGCGGCGACATTCAACGGCGTCAACTGGCTGAGCGCGACCGCGGCCACCCCGGCGACCTTCAACCTGGTGTCGTCGTTCTCGCGCGTCGGCGGCACGCCGACGATCGGTTCGATCTCGCTGACGATCGCCAACTACTCGCTCTACACCTCGACCCAGACCGGCATCCTGGACAAGGTCAGCGGCACGGCCTCGATCGACACGATCAACATCGGCGCGCTGACCGACTCGACCGCCGACATGACCACGCTCGATGGCTACATCGCGCAGGTCACGGCTGGGATCAACTCGGTGGCTTCGGCCGCCGCCGATCTCGGTGCCGTCAAGAACCGCATCTCGACCAACACCGACTTCGTCAAGACCCTGATGGACTCGGTTGATCGCGGTGTCGGTCAGCTCGTCGACGCCGACATGAACGCGGAATCCACCCGCCTGCAGGCTCTGCAGACCCAGCAGCAGCTCGGCGTTCAGGCGCTCTCGATCGCCAACCAGAACAGCCAGAGCATCCTCTCGCTGTTCCGCTAA